A genomic window from Luteolibacter sp. LG18 includes:
- the mgtE gene encoding magnesium transporter, producing MLSELQDQLVERLQSGDFSGLKQVLGTLAPADFAEAIEPLPAEEQAVLFRLLPTGSAAEVFEYLPVEAQEELIHAMSSRDAARILEAMSSDDRTALLEELPTAVCARLIEMLSPEERRVALRLLDYPEDSIGRLMTSEYLTIRDEWTVKQVLDHIRSRGSDSETLNVLYVVDDHGKLIDDVRIREFLLAPLDQKVGDLRDGKMTLLHAADHQEEAVKAFQKYDRTVLPVVDGTGGLVGIVTVDDVLDVAQEEATEDIQKLGGMEHLDEPYMDISFGRLVRKRASWLIVLFLGEMLTATAMGHYEEQIEKAVVLALFVPLIISSGGNSGSQAATLIIRAMSIGEVGLRDWWRVMRREIFSGLALGVILAIIGMIRIAVWAGVFPNVYGAHWNLVAFTVGFSLIGVVLWGSLSGSMLPFLLKRCGLDPATSSAPFVATLVDVTGLVIYFAVAGLVLHGALDSPVPSLPGPVAIHESVAKPVGGLKFSAVTQGDWLAPQDSSHHIPVSIQLRVTNEGATDLVFPVTDTLRLSIEDSNGKEMIAAGEKAAEPVIPQSIIVPAHGSYTVARNAYLDWDRGTNHSVLRYSDDRGTEQATVPLAPGDYRLKFTLAGDLLPQPEGAAATWSGNGATDAVGFRVVEQPAGK from the coding sequence ATGCTTTCGGAACTGCAAGATCAGCTCGTGGAGCGCCTTCAGAGCGGGGATTTCTCCGGGCTGAAGCAAGTGCTCGGCACGCTCGCCCCCGCGGACTTCGCGGAGGCCATCGAGCCGTTGCCTGCGGAGGAGCAGGCGGTGCTGTTCCGGCTGCTGCCCACGGGCTCCGCGGCGGAGGTCTTCGAATACTTGCCGGTGGAGGCCCAGGAGGAGCTGATCCACGCCATGAGCAGCCGGGATGCCGCGCGCATCCTGGAGGCGATGTCGTCCGACGACCGAACCGCGCTGCTCGAGGAGCTGCCGACCGCGGTCTGTGCGCGCCTGATTGAAATGCTTTCCCCCGAGGAGCGGCGGGTGGCCCTGCGGCTGCTCGATTATCCGGAGGATTCGATCGGACGTCTGATGACCTCCGAGTATCTCACCATCCGCGACGAGTGGACGGTGAAGCAGGTGCTCGACCACATCCGCTCCCGCGGCAGCGATTCCGAGACCCTGAACGTGCTCTACGTGGTGGACGACCACGGCAAGCTCATCGACGACGTCCGCATCCGCGAGTTCCTGCTCGCGCCGCTGGACCAGAAGGTGGGTGACCTGCGCGATGGCAAGATGACCCTGCTGCACGCCGCCGACCACCAGGAGGAGGCGGTGAAGGCGTTCCAGAAATACGACCGCACGGTGTTGCCGGTGGTGGATGGAACCGGCGGGCTCGTTGGCATCGTGACGGTGGACGACGTGCTCGACGTGGCTCAGGAAGAGGCCACCGAGGACATCCAGAAGCTCGGTGGTATGGAGCACCTGGACGAGCCGTACATGGACATTTCCTTCGGCCGGTTGGTGCGGAAGCGCGCCTCGTGGCTGATCGTGCTGTTCCTCGGCGAAATGCTCACCGCCACGGCGATGGGGCACTACGAGGAGCAGATCGAGAAGGCGGTGGTGCTGGCGCTGTTCGTGCCGCTCATTATTTCCTCCGGTGGCAACAGCGGCTCGCAGGCGGCGACGCTGATCATCCGCGCGATGTCGATCGGCGAGGTGGGACTGCGCGATTGGTGGCGCGTGATGCGCCGCGAGATTTTCTCCGGATTGGCGCTTGGGGTGATCCTCGCCATCATCGGCATGATCCGCATCGCGGTGTGGGCCGGGGTGTTTCCGAATGTCTATGGGGCCCACTGGAACCTGGTGGCCTTCACGGTCGGCTTCTCGCTGATCGGGGTGGTGCTGTGGGGTTCGCTGTCCGGGTCGATGCTGCCATTCCTGCTGAAGCGCTGCGGGCTTGACCCAGCGACCTCTTCCGCGCCTTTCGTGGCCACGCTGGTGGACGTCACGGGCCTGGTGATCTATTTCGCGGTGGCGGGCCTGGTCTTGCATGGCGCGCTGGATTCGCCGGTGCCCTCGCTGCCCGGTCCGGTGGCGATCCATGAATCGGTGGCGAAGCCGGTCGGCGGGCTGAAATTCTCCGCGGTCACCCAGGGGGATTGGCTCGCGCCCCAGGACTCCAGCCATCACATCCCGGTGTCGATCCAACTGCGTGTCACCAACGAGGGTGCGACCGACCTGGTCTTCCCGGTGACGGACACGCTGCGGCTTTCCATCGAGGATTCCAATGGCAAGGAGATGATCGCGGCGGGGGAGAAGGCCGCCGAGCCGGTCATTCCGCAATCGATCATCGTGCCCGCCCACGGCAGCTACACCGTGGCGCGCAATGCCTATCTCGATTGGGACCGCGGCACGAACCACTCGGTGCTCCGCTATTCCGACGACCGCGGGACCGAGCAAGCCACGGTGCCGCTGGCTCCCGGGGACTACCGGCTGAAATTCACGCTCGCCGGGGATCTGCTGCCGCAGCCGGAAGGGGCGGCGGCCACCTGGTCTGGAAACGGGGCGACCGATGCCGTGGGTTTCCGCGTGGTGGAGCAGCCGGCCGGGAAGTGA